The genome window CGAGCAAGGATGTTCACACGTGCAGGCTGGGATTCCACCGACAAAGCTGATTTTGGGGCATTTGAATTTCATACGGCCCTTTGCGTTCTCCGTGCCATCGCGGCGCATACGGAAACCTTCTTTGCAAACAGGGACGCCATCAGAATCTATCGTGAAGTCATCTTTGTAAACCGGAGGGTGTCCGCCTTTGCCATTGAGGTCAATGAAAGGTTGGATCCCCTGCTCGCGGCAGTACTCGTAGTATGCCATTGCATCATGGGCAGAATCCAGAAGGAGCTTGTTGACGTGGACGTCCGGGAGATACTGTTTCATGGAAAACCAGTTATACAGGAAGCCATGCGAGTCATGCCGTGAGGCAGGACTCAGGAAAGGGAAAAGGGGGAGATCGTTTTTGGAGTCGGAGGCCGTAAGCATGTAAAGGCTATATCCGAAGTAATAGCGATCTCTGTGGGAATCCCATCCGATATTACAATCCGGTTGATGGTAAATGCGGCTGCATGAACAGTCACGGATGCCTTTTTTCAGGCAGTTGCAGATACGTGTTTTGCGTTCTTTGGCGGCTGTATAAACGGGGGTGCCGTCACCGGAAATGGCGAGATTGTTAAAATCGATTCGCCCATTTTCGGCGGAGAGATTCAGGAACTGAGATTGGAAGATTTCAAACAGGCGTGCAGCTGGGGCGAAATCCTGCGGAGGCTGAATACCGAACTGTTCCAGAAGGTCATATACCGTCACTTTTTCTGCCGGTGCCGCTTTCTCCCCCTTCTTCTTTGGCTTTTTCGGCTTTTCCTTTGGTGGGTGGAGAGGGTTGGAAATGTTGTTTTTCTCCGACAGCCATAAGTGCTTCATAAAGTCATAAAAGGTACCGGTGCCGGGAGTATCTCCGACAGGAAATCCGGAAAGGATGGCATACAGGTGGTTTTGCTTCAGGCAGGAAGCCCAGGAAGTCAGGGAAGGGACCTTAAACTTCATGGAAAGCAGGTAAGAACGCAGCATATCAGAAGGAAGCCGTGGCTTAGGACCAAAGACAGAGTAACGATCCAGCATGATTTGATCTACCGAGGAGAGATCCAACCCCCAGAACTGTTCGAGCACGTCCCAGGTAGAGGAGTCAAAAGCAACATCGGCATCAGGATAATATTTACGAAGTTGAATCAGAACGCGATTCTGATAGGTGGCATGGCCGCCAGTGTTAATTGGTTTCAAAATGTGCACCTCCAATCAAGAGTGAATTTGCTTTTTAATTGAAGGGCGCGCCTCGCTTCCTCTGCGAGGCGATATCAGCAAGGCGCGCCGCACATTTTTGGCCTCGTGTCAAGAGTTTTTTTGAAAAACCGATGAAAAAACGTGGGGGAATTTAAAAAATGGAACATCTGAAAGCCAGAATTTATGCGGCTCAGAGATTCCGAGAGTCTATTTTTATATTAAAGGAGAAATTGAAAATGAGGAAGAAAGTGGGATTGTTGACAATCATTGTTTTTTTGTTTGGGTTTTCGGTGTTTTCCAATGCAGCAGAGAATTTATTATTAGAAGATTTTTTGACAGATACTTTTCAAAAATTGATTGCACTTGCCGATAATGCGGTTGATTTTAACTCACAGTCAATAGAACTGGAAACCGTTTTATCGGATAAAGAAATCGTGCTGGCAGAAGAGGTAAAAGATTTATTCCGGTACAGAAAATCACTGGAGGATTTGTTTTCAACCTATACTTCAACAGCAAAAATGAATTATCGCCTTTCTATTCGGTTGCTTTCTAAAAAAGAAATAGGTGAGTTGTGTTTTTATGAAGTGGCCAAAGCATCAGAATATAACTATACCGATTTGCCGGATGTTTTGTCCAAAGAGGGACGGATTGTGCAATTTGTTACTCGTCAGGATTCTTTGACGGGGAAAGTGGAAATAATAGACTTTTTTGTTCCTGATGATTACGAGTTGCGTGGCTGCTTGGAGGAGCTTTCTTTATATGATTTATATCAGGAGAACCGTGCGGATAGTGAACTGTTGTTTTTAAGGAAAAGCAATTTGAAAGAGAACTATGATAACATTTTCCGGTCGACGTCGGAATATATTAAGCAGAAAACAGAAGAAGCGGAGAATGTTACCCCAGAAGAAAATGCAGATATAACGGAGATAAATAGAATACCGCTTTCTAAATATGCTATTAAAGATTATGCGCGGAGAAATTGTTCAAAAGATCAGCCATTAGCTGGTTGGGGAGATTCCGTAGCGCCATACTATGACTTTTCTCAAATTTTCCGGGAAATTATGATTGTACTAATTTCGCTTCACACGCGATATTAGCTGGAGGAGCGAACATTTGTTATAATGGGAATCCGAGTACCGGTTGGTATTTTAAATCTCTGAATGACCGTTCCTATTCATGGTCTGGTGTCCCCAAATTAAGAGATTTTTTGGTTTCAAACAGCAATATTGGTCCATATGGACACGAGTTAAACTACAGAACATATTCAGATATAAATTCAATTCCGTATGAATTTGGTGATTTAATTCAATTTTACCAAGCAGATGGATACAATAATTGGCGACATTCAGGGATAATAACACAATTTTATAAACTTCCTTCATCTACTACACAATATGGCGTATTGTATTGTGCTAGAATTGCAAAGGGAATTTATGAATATGATGTCAAAGCAGAAAAGAAGTATGGAAAGCAACCGAAAAGAGTGATTGCTCTTGATGGAACAAGGTAGTGTTAAAATTTGAAATAATTTGAAATAATTTTAAAAAAGGCTTGACAAGATATGAATTCTCCTATATGATAATGATATTCATTATCAACAAAAAAGGAGGAAGTATTTGCAGACAAAAGAAACTTGAAAAACTCCGTTTTGAACGTTTATCAGCCATCAGCCCAAGTCTTCGGGAAATGGCAAAATGAGTGAATGAGCCGGAAGGATTATGAACTTCGTCCCGGCCGCGCTAAGTACAAGATTTTTCGATCGAATCAGGGAAAGTCGAGCCACTAACTGCAAAGAAAAAAAGAAAATGAATCAACCAGTAAACAACAAACAATTAAAAGGTTTTGCCCGGCTAAGAAAGGCGAGCGCGCTATTCTTAGCTCTTTTTTTGGTCATTGGTCTGGCCGCCTGCGGACAACCGGCGGCCAACGGGGAAAAGAAGGCGGACACGGGAGAGAAAAAGTACAATGTCGTTGCCACTTCGACCATGCTGACCGATTTGGCTAAAATTATCGGCGGCGATAAGGTCGAAGTCAACGGCCTGATGGCAGCCGGGGTTGACCCGCACTTGTATCAGCCGACGGCCGGCGATGTGGCTAAGCTCCAGGCGGCCGATATGGTTGTAATCAACGGCCTGCATTTAGAGGGTCAGATGGGCGAGGTTTTTTCCAAGCTGACAGAAGCCAACAAGCTGGTGGCCGAGGTCGGCGAGTCCATTCCGGTTGAGGATCGGCTGCCCTTTGCCGATTCGATTTATGACCCGCATATTTGGTTCAGCGTACCGAACTGGAAATTGGCGGCCAGAAATGTAACCGATACCTACATTAAATTGAGCGAAAAAGACAAGGATTACTTTGAAGCCAATTATGAAAAATACATCAAGGAACTGGATGAGTTGGACAGCTATATCCGCGCCCAGATTGAGAGTCTGCCGGAGCAGTCCAGAGTGCTGATTACGGCGCACGATGCCTTTAACTATTTCGGCAGGGAATATCATTTTGAAGTTATCGGCTTGCAGGGCATTTCGACCGAATCGGAAGCGGCTACCTCGGACGTGGCAGAGTTAGCGGATTACATCGTTAAAAATAAGATTAAAGCGATTTTTGTGGAGTCCTCGGTGCCGAAGAAAAATATTGAAGCCTTGCAGGAAGCGGTCAAGGCCAAGGGCTTTGACGTTCAGATCGGCGGCGAGTTGTATTCCGATTCGCTGGGCGTGGGCGAGGACGGCACGTACATTGGTATGTTTAAGGCTAATATCAATACCATTGTCAGTGCGCTGAAGGATTAACCGGCGGCTGACAGAACCTTATTCGCAGCGGTTGGTGCCGGCCATTTACACTTCACGGCAAGCTTTATTGGGATTCCTAAACAGGTGCTGTTTGTTTGCCTGTCCGTGCGGAAAGCGGAGATTCAGACGGAGCAAGGCGGCCGAAAAGCTTGCCGAGAAAGGAAATTAGCCCGATAGTTCGGGTAAACTGCTCGTAATTCGCTCTTCGCGGATTACGAGTGCGGCGCTCACGGAAATAGATATTTATGCTTACTGTGTCTGCGGAGAGCAAGCTTTCTATTGTCATAGCGGATTATTTAGCAGCAATAAGTTACCGGAAAATAAAAAAAGAATGGGGCATGAAATGGAGAAAGAAACGAAGTATATTATCAATGTCGAGGATATGACGGTGGCGTATCAGATTAAACCGGTGCTGTGGGATATTGATTTCCGGGTGCCGGAAGGTGTTTTGATGGCGGTAATCGGGCCGAACGGCGCGGGGAAATCGACTTTGATCAAGGCGATGCTGGGGCTGTTAAAGCCGGTTTCGGGCACGGTTCTTTTTTGGGGAAAGCCCTATCACAGTGAGCGGAAAAGAATCGGCTATGTGCCGCAGCGGGGGAGCGTCGATTGGGATTTTCCAACGACGGTCTTAGATGTGGTTTGTATGGGGCGCTACGGTGCGGCCGGCTGGATTAAGCGAATCAGCAAAGCCGATAAACAGATTGCACTGGAGGCGCTGGATAAGGTCGGTATGCTGGAGTTTAAAAACCGGCAAATCAGCCAGCTGTCCGGCGGTCAGCAGCAGAGAGTCTTTCTGGCGCGGGCTTTGGCGCAGGATGCTGAGGTTTATTTTATGGACGAGCCTTTTCAGGGGGTGGATGCCCGGACGGAAAAGGCGGTAATTGATATTTTAAAGAGGCTCCGCGATAACGGCAAAACCGTGGTGGTTGTTCATCACGATTTGCAGACGGTGCCGGAGTATTTTGACTGGGTAACGCTTTTAAATATTCAGCTGATTGCCAGCGGGCCGACAGCGGAGGTTTTTACCGAGGAAAATCTGAAAACGACCTATCGCACGACCGGCGAGGCGATGAAGGAGTAGTTATGGCAAGTATTTTTTCAGACTATACGACGCAGATTGTTTCGGCGGGAGCGACTTTGCTGGGTGTTTCGGCTGGGGTTTTAGGCTGTTTTATCGTCCTGAAAAAAGAGTCGCTGGTCGGCGACGCGATTTCTCATGCCGCGCTGCCGGGAATTTGTCTGGCTTTTATTTTGCTTGGGACGAAAAATTTGTCTTTGTTTTTAGTCGGCGCGCTGGCGGCCGGGCTGCTGTCAATGCTGATTGTGCGGACGGTGGTAAAGTATTCCAAGATTAAGTTTGACAGTGCCTTAGCCATTGTCCTGTCAGCCTTTTTCGGGTTGGGTCTGGTTTTTCTGACCTATATTCAGCGGATTCCCAATTCCAATCAGGCGGGCATGGAAAAGTTTATTTTCGGTCAGGCCTCGACCATGCTGAGGCGTGAGGTTTATCAGTTGCTGGCGGTGGGGATTATTTTGCTGGTTTTGATTGTTTTGTTTTGGAAAGAGTTAAAGCTGTATGTTTTTAATCCGGAATATGCCGACAGCTTGGGTTTTTCCACCAAGCGCATCAGTCTGCTCCTGATTTTGATGACGGTGTTGGCAGTGGTGGCCGGTTTGCAGACGGTAGGCGTTATTTTAATGAGTGCCATGTTGATTTCGCCGGCAGTCGGCGCCCGGCAGTGGACGGATCGCCTGTCGGTGATGGTGGTCTTAGCCGGATTTTTTGGCGGTGCGTCGGGGCTTTTGGGGACGCTGGTCAGCTCCTCGATCCGCAATATGCCGACCGGTCCGTCGGTGGTGCTGGCGCTCAGCGTATTTGTGCTGTTCAGCCTAATCTTTGCGCCCAACCGCGGGCTGCTGTGGCGGCAGATCCGGCATCGCCAAAATATTAAGAGCATTGGCCGGGATAAGGTGCTGATGAACTTATACTATTTGTCGCTGCAGCATCAAACGCCGCATGCTCATTCGCTGGAAGCGATTGGTCTCGGCCGGGAGAAAGGAAAAGAAAAGCATTTTCGCCGGGTTTTGGATAAATTAGCGGAAGACGGGTTTGCGGTGAAGGAAAAGCCGGATTATTACCGGATTACCGACAGCGGACAGGCGCATTTAGCGGAAAACGGACTAATCGAGGGGGTAAAACATGGTTTACTTTGAGATTCAGTTGATTGCGGTGGTCGTGGTGGCTGCCTGTGCGATTCCGGGCGTCTTTTTGATTCTGCGCCAAATGGCGATGATGACGGATGCAATCAGTCACACGGTGCTGCTGGGAATTGTTTTGGCGTTTTTTATCACAATGGATTTGGGCTCGCCGTTTTTGATTGTCGGCGCGGCGCTGATGGGTATTTTTACGGTTTATTTTGCCGAGGTACTGAATCGGACCAAGCAAATGGCCGAGGATTCGGCAATTGGCATTGTCTTTCCGTTTTTATTCAGCATTGCCATTGTCCTGATTTCGCTGTTTGCCCGCAATGTTCATTTGGATGTGCGCTGCGTCCTGCTGGGCGAGTTAGTGTTCGCGCCGTCGTACCGGCTGGTGATTGGCGGGGTTGATTTGGGGCCGCGGGCGCTGTACACCATGGGCACGATTTTGCTGATTAACTTGGGTTTTGTGGTGGTTTTCTTTAAGGAACTGAAATTAACGACTTTTGATGAGAACTTAGCGGCGGCCTTGGGCTTTGCTCCGGCGCTGCTGCATTACGCTCTGATGACGGTGGTATCGGTCACGGCGGTCGGAGCGTTTGAAGCAGTCGGCTCGGTGCTGGTAATTGCCTTTATGATCGGGCCGGCGGCAACCGCTTACTTATTGAGTACGGATATTAAAAAACTAATGCTGCTCAGTGTCCTGATCGGCGCGGTCAACGCGATCGTCGGCTTTTGGCTGGCAATGTGGATTGACGTTTCGATTTCCGGCATGATGGCGGTGGTAACGGGCCTGACCTTTGGTCTGGTCTTTGTTTTCGGCAAGGACGGCTTGGTGTCGATTGCCCGGCGGCGCAAGCAGCAGGAAAGAGATTTCGCTGATTTGACCATGCTGTTTCATATTTTCCGGCATGAAAACAGTCCACGGGCGGAGATTGAAAACGGAATGGATACGATTTCCAAGCATCTGAACTGGAAAGAGGCTAAGATTACTGCCCGGGCGGCTGACCTAATCGGCAAAGGCTTTTTGGTCAAGGAAAATAATCAGCTGATTTTAACCGAAGCCGGCCGGAATTACACCAAGGCCAGCTTTGCGTCATGGATTCAGGCAAGATAAGAAAAGGAAATAAAGAAGCGCCGGTACATTGCCCGGCGCTTTTTAGTTATTCGTTGTTTGCCCCTCCCCCCAGTTCCGCGGTTCGCCGGTTATACTGATCCTGCATCAGGGTAAAGCTTTCGCTGTGGCCGCCGGCATCGGGATGATAGATTTTGGAGAGCGCCCGGTAACGCCGTTTCAGCTCTTCTTCGGTTTGACAGCCGGCAAAAAAATCAGGTGCGGATTGATTCTGCCGGGTCTTTGTCTGCCGGCTGAGGGCGGACAATACTTTTTGCGTCAAATCATGAGAGAGCTTTTGCGCTTTTTTAATTTCGGGAATAAATAAGGTTTCAAAGTCATGGCAGGGAATTTCCTTTTTATATTTAGAAAAATCTGCCAGTATTTTTTCAAGTAAGCTCATATACTCCGCAAAATCATAGGCCAGAGCCGGATCGGGCTTGATATTCATGACCGCATCAACCTGTTGCTGCAAGCTCTCAGCCTCATTTAACAGGAGCTGCAAGCTGTCCATATACTCCTGACATTTAGCCGCATCGCCGGTGCTGCCTGACTCCGCCAGCGGAGAAAGGGGGGCATCCATCTGCATTGACTGTTCCAGCAGGGCATTGCGGTATTCCTGATAATTTTGAGTGGAGAACTTCAGCAGTTTTCCCCATTCCATCCATTCCATGCCGAGAGTCACCAAAGCCGTGGCAATGGTCAAAGCGGTAACGACGAAATAAAGGACGGAAAAAACGACGTTGACGGTGGGGAACAGTTTTAAATAAGCAAAAATACCAAGACCAAAACTTTGGCTGGTAAAGCGGTGAACCGAATAAACCAGGTAACCGATTATTCCGATGGAGGCGCAAATTGCCAGCGGTCCGGCGATAGAAAGCAGAAAAACAATCAAGGCGTTCAGCCCTTTCATCAGATAAAAGAAGGGACAGGCCAAACGCAGAGCCGGGCTGGCCGAGTCAGCGGTTAAAGCGCTGTGGTCGCGCCTGCAAATATCAAATAACCGGCAGTAAAGGTCATGACAAAGATGAAAGACCGAGTCCAAAATTGTTGTTAAAAGCGAGATAACAGCAGTCACCAGCACTGCTGCGACGGTTCCGAATAAGAACAGGATGGCGGCAACAATCAGGATAATGCTGCCAAAAACAATGAGTATGGCGAAGAAAGTGCCTAATCCGTCTAAAAAGCCGCCGGGATTATTAAAAAGCAGGTTTAAGAGGAATAAAGCGAATAAAGCTGCGCCCAGCCCAATGAAAACCATTGTTTTTTGCACTGCCTTCATCAGCAGCTGGGCAAGAATGGTTAACAGGAAAAAGGGCAGAGCCAGCAGCGAAAGAAAATTGATTTTTAAAACTTTTAGTATATTTGCCATGATATTCCCCTATTCGTATCGTTCAAACTCATATAAAATGCTGCCGATAAAATTATCCTCAGCGCCGACGGTCAGGCTGATCCGGTCGCCGCTGACGCTGTCCAGATAAACCAAAGTAGTCTTGTCATGACCGGTGCCGATCAAAGGGCTGCCCTGGCAATAAGCCGGTGTACCTAAGATACCGGTTTCTTTATGGGCGATTTCCGCCAAACTCATACCCAGCCGAATGCCTCTGGGCAGGATGACCTGATTGCTGTGGAAACGGACACCGATAAACTGGGCGTCTTTTAATGCCGCTAAACTGCCGCTTTGGTTTTGGACGACCATTGCTACCCCGGCATGACTGGAAGAAGCAATGTCATAAGTTTCGGCGGGCTTGAGCATTTTGTTTTCAAGCACGGAAAACTGCATTATCTGCGGAATGGCGGTTAAGTCAAGAATTTGCCCGTTATACTGGACTTTTCTGGAATAAGGCTCCAAAGCTAAAATTTCAGCAGAAGCCTGATTGCGTAAAACGGAAGCGGCAAAGCCTTCCGGGTCGGTCAGTGTGAGCGGCAGCTCCATTTTTTCATCCTTGCGGATATCTATTGTTTTCAGGTCAGTGGTAACGTCAAACATTGCTAAATTTTTATCGCTCATATAAAGGCTGGCGATTTCATAGCTTCCCGGCAGCAGAGC of Lachnospiraceae bacterium oral taxon 500 contains these proteins:
- a CDS encoding manganese transporter, coding for MNQPVNNKQLKGFARLRKASALFLALFLVIGLAACGQPAANGEKKADTGEKKYNVVATSTMLTDLAKIIGGDKVEVNGLMAAGVDPHLYQPTAGDVAKLQAADMVVINGLHLEGQMGEVFSKLTEANKLVAEVGESIPVEDRLPFADSIYDPHIWFSVPNWKLAARNVTDTYIKLSEKDKDYFEANYEKYIKELDELDSYIRAQIESLPEQSRVLITAHDAFNYFGREYHFEVIGLQGISTESEAATSDVAELADYIVKNKIKAIFVESSVPKKNIEALQEAVKAKGFDVQIGGELYSDSLGVGEDGTYIGMFKANINTIVSALKD
- a CDS encoding peptide transporter; translated protein: MEKETKYIINVEDMTVAYQIKPVLWDIDFRVPEGVLMAVIGPNGAGKSTLIKAMLGLLKPVSGTVLFWGKPYHSERKRIGYVPQRGSVDWDFPTTVLDVVCMGRYGAAGWIKRISKADKQIALEALDKVGMLEFKNRQISQLSGGQQQRVFLARALAQDAEVYFMDEPFQGVDARTEKAVIDILKRLRDNGKTVVVVHHDLQTVPEYFDWVTLLNIQLIASGPTAEVFTEENLKTTYRTTGEAMKE
- a CDS encoding zinc ABC transporter permease — encoded protein: MASIFSDYTTQIVSAGATLLGVSAGVLGCFIVLKKESLVGDAISHAALPGICLAFILLGTKNLSLFLVGALAAGLLSMLIVRTVVKYSKIKFDSALAIVLSAFFGLGLVFLTYIQRIPNSNQAGMEKFIFGQASTMLRREVYQLLAVGIILLVLIVLFWKELKLYVFNPEYADSLGFSTKRISLLLILMTVLAVVAGLQTVGVILMSAMLISPAVGARQWTDRLSVMVVLAGFFGGASGLLGTLVSSSIRNMPTGPSVVLALSVFVLFSLIFAPNRGLLWRQIRHRQNIKSIGRDKVLMNLYYLSLQHQTPHAHSLEAIGLGREKGKEKHFRRVLDKLAEDGFAVKEKPDYYRITDSGQAHLAENGLIEGVKHGLL
- a CDS encoding metal ABC transporter permease codes for the protein MVYFEIQLIAVVVVAACAIPGVFLILRQMAMMTDAISHTVLLGIVLAFFITMDLGSPFLIVGAALMGIFTVYFAEVLNRTKQMAEDSAIGIVFPFLFSIAIVLISLFARNVHLDVRCVLLGELVFAPSYRLVIGGVDLGPRALYTMGTILLINLGFVVVFFKELKLTTFDENLAAALGFAPALLHYALMTVVSVTAVGAFEAVGSVLVIAFMIGPAATAYLLSTDIKKLMLLSVLIGAVNAIVGFWLAMWIDVSISGMMAVVTGLTFGLVFVFGKDGLVSIARRRKQQERDFADLTMLFHIFRHENSPRAEIENGMDTISKHLNWKEAKITARAADLIGKGFLVKENNQLILTEAGRNYTKASFASWIQAR